A single genomic interval of Pyrus communis chromosome 5, drPyrComm1.1, whole genome shotgun sequence harbors:
- the LOC137734744 gene encoding serine/threonine-protein kinase BSK2-like isoform X2 — MGCFQSKSPRLPSSDQAPPPPDPANEVELEDEQAVPAFKEYGLAELRTATNGFNSELIVSESGEKAPNVVYRGKLRNNRFVAIKRFSTLSWPDPHQFLAEAAGVGKVRHKKLVNLIGCCAEGDERLLVAEYMPNDTLSKHLFHWEKQPLPWEMRVRIAYYIAQALDHCNTENRKLYHDLNAYRVLFDEDGDPRLSSFGLIKNSRDGKSYSTNLAYTPPEFLRTGRVIPESVIYSYGTVLLDLLSGKHIPPSHALDLIRGKSLLLLMDSSLEGQYANEDATELVELASKCLQYEAKDRPETTFLLSAVSPLQKQTEVASLVLMGLSKTPVVMPTILSPLGKACVQMDLSAVHEILLKTGYRDEEGAENELSFQEWTQQVQDMLNTKKFGDIAFRDKDFKNAVEHYSKLVSMMSVPSGTIFVRRALSYLMIGQPELALRDAMEAQVCLPEWATAFYMQALALSKLGMETDAQDMLKDGASFELKKQNSWRN, encoded by the exons ATGGGCTGCTTCCAGTCCAAAAGCCCCCGCCTCCCTTCCTCCGACCAAGCCCCTCCTCCACCAGATCCAG CCAATGAAGTGGAATTGGAAGATGAACAAGCTGTTCCTGCATTCAAAGAGTATGGACTGGCAGAGCTGAGAACTGCCACCAATGGGTTCAACTCTGAACTTATTGTCTCTGAGAGTGGGGAGAAGGCCCCCAATGTTGTTTACAGAGGGAAGTTAAGAAACAATCGATTTGTCGCCATTAAGCGCTTTTCTACGCTGTCTTGGCCCGACCCACATCAGTTTTTG GCAGAGGCGGCTGGGGTTGGCAAGGTTAGGCACAAAAAATTGGTGAATTTGATTGGGTGTTGTGCTGAGGGAGATGAGAGGCTGTTGGTGGCAGAATACATGCCTAATGATACTCTCTCCAAGCACCTCTTTCACT GGGAGAAACAGCCATTGCCATGGGAAATGCGCGTTAGAATTGCATACTATATTGCACAAGCCCTTGATCATTGCAATACAGAAAACCGAAAACTGTATCATGACTTAAATGCATACAGAGTTCTTTTTGATGAG GATGGTGACCCGCGGTTATCTAGCTTTGGTCTGATAAAAAATAGCCGAGATGGTAAAAGCTATAGCACTAACTTGGCTTATACTCCACCTGAATTTTTGCGGACAG GTAGGGTCATTCCAGAGAGTGTGATCTACAGTTATGGGACTGTTCTTCTTGACCTTTTGAGTGGAAAACATATACCTCCAAGCCAT GCATTGGATCTCATAAGGGGGAAAAGTTTGTTATTGTTAATGGATTCATCCTTAGAAGGACAATATGCCAATGAAGATGCAACTGAATTGGTTGAATTGGCCTCAAAATGTCTTCAATATGAGGCTAAAGATCGACCTGAGACCACATTTCTTCTGTCAGCAGTATCCCCCCTCCAAAAGCAGACAGAG GTTGCATCACTTGTTTTAATGGGTTTATCAAAAACTCCAGTGGTGATGCCAACGATACTTTCTCCCCTTGGGAAGGCCTGTGTACAGATGGACCTTTCTGCAGTTCATGAGATTTTGCTAAAGACTGGTTACAGAGATGAAGAGggtgcagaaaatgaa CTGTCATTTCAAGAGTGGACACAACAAGTGCAAGATATGTTGAATACCAAGAAATTTGGGGACATTGCGTTCAGAGACAAGGATTTTAAAAATGCCGTGGAGCACTACTCTAag TTGGTTTCAATGATGTCTGTTCCTTCGGGTACTATATTTGTGAGGCGAGCGCTCTCCTACTTAATGATCGGGCAACCAGAATTAGCTTTGAGAGATGCCATGGAAGCTCAAGTGTGCTTGCCTGAGTGGGCAACTGCCTTCTACATGCAGGCTCTCGCCCTTTCGAAACTGGGAATGGAAACTGACGCTCAGGACATGCTAAAGGATGGAGCTTCCTtcgaattgaagaagcaaaacaGCTGGCGCAATTAG
- the LOC137734744 gene encoding serine/threonine-protein kinase BSK2-like isoform X1 → MGCFQSKSPRLPSSDQAPPPPDPAQYLYDGVKANEVELEDEQAVPAFKEYGLAELRTATNGFNSELIVSESGEKAPNVVYRGKLRNNRFVAIKRFSTLSWPDPHQFLAEAAGVGKVRHKKLVNLIGCCAEGDERLLVAEYMPNDTLSKHLFHWEKQPLPWEMRVRIAYYIAQALDHCNTENRKLYHDLNAYRVLFDEDGDPRLSSFGLIKNSRDGKSYSTNLAYTPPEFLRTGRVIPESVIYSYGTVLLDLLSGKHIPPSHALDLIRGKSLLLLMDSSLEGQYANEDATELVELASKCLQYEAKDRPETTFLLSAVSPLQKQTEVASLVLMGLSKTPVVMPTILSPLGKACVQMDLSAVHEILLKTGYRDEEGAENELSFQEWTQQVQDMLNTKKFGDIAFRDKDFKNAVEHYSKLVSMMSVPSGTIFVRRALSYLMIGQPELALRDAMEAQVCLPEWATAFYMQALALSKLGMETDAQDMLKDGASFELKKQNSWRN, encoded by the exons ATGGGCTGCTTCCAGTCCAAAAGCCCCCGCCTCCCTTCCTCCGACCAAGCCCCTCCTCCACCAGATCCAG CCCAATATCTGTATGATGGTGTGAAAGCCAATGAAGTGGAATTGGAAGATGAACAAGCTGTTCCTGCATTCAAAGAGTATGGACTGGCAGAGCTGAGAACTGCCACCAATGGGTTCAACTCTGAACTTATTGTCTCTGAGAGTGGGGAGAAGGCCCCCAATGTTGTTTACAGAGGGAAGTTAAGAAACAATCGATTTGTCGCCATTAAGCGCTTTTCTACGCTGTCTTGGCCCGACCCACATCAGTTTTTG GCAGAGGCGGCTGGGGTTGGCAAGGTTAGGCACAAAAAATTGGTGAATTTGATTGGGTGTTGTGCTGAGGGAGATGAGAGGCTGTTGGTGGCAGAATACATGCCTAATGATACTCTCTCCAAGCACCTCTTTCACT GGGAGAAACAGCCATTGCCATGGGAAATGCGCGTTAGAATTGCATACTATATTGCACAAGCCCTTGATCATTGCAATACAGAAAACCGAAAACTGTATCATGACTTAAATGCATACAGAGTTCTTTTTGATGAG GATGGTGACCCGCGGTTATCTAGCTTTGGTCTGATAAAAAATAGCCGAGATGGTAAAAGCTATAGCACTAACTTGGCTTATACTCCACCTGAATTTTTGCGGACAG GTAGGGTCATTCCAGAGAGTGTGATCTACAGTTATGGGACTGTTCTTCTTGACCTTTTGAGTGGAAAACATATACCTCCAAGCCAT GCATTGGATCTCATAAGGGGGAAAAGTTTGTTATTGTTAATGGATTCATCCTTAGAAGGACAATATGCCAATGAAGATGCAACTGAATTGGTTGAATTGGCCTCAAAATGTCTTCAATATGAGGCTAAAGATCGACCTGAGACCACATTTCTTCTGTCAGCAGTATCCCCCCTCCAAAAGCAGACAGAG GTTGCATCACTTGTTTTAATGGGTTTATCAAAAACTCCAGTGGTGATGCCAACGATACTTTCTCCCCTTGGGAAGGCCTGTGTACAGATGGACCTTTCTGCAGTTCATGAGATTTTGCTAAAGACTGGTTACAGAGATGAAGAGggtgcagaaaatgaa CTGTCATTTCAAGAGTGGACACAACAAGTGCAAGATATGTTGAATACCAAGAAATTTGGGGACATTGCGTTCAGAGACAAGGATTTTAAAAATGCCGTGGAGCACTACTCTAag TTGGTTTCAATGATGTCTGTTCCTTCGGGTACTATATTTGTGAGGCGAGCGCTCTCCTACTTAATGATCGGGCAACCAGAATTAGCTTTGAGAGATGCCATGGAAGCTCAAGTGTGCTTGCCTGAGTGGGCAACTGCCTTCTACATGCAGGCTCTCGCCCTTTCGAAACTGGGAATGGAAACTGACGCTCAGGACATGCTAAAGGATGGAGCTTCCTtcgaattgaagaagcaaaacaGCTGGCGCAATTAG
- the LOC137735675 gene encoding ent-kaurenoic acid oxidase 1-like: MVMGFVVGVGTGLGSIWMVLLLSFVGLVAFWWLIKNANRLLYETKLGERQYSLPPGDLGLPFIGNMWSFLRAFKSNNPESFLDTFVSRFGKTGIYKAFMFGFPSVIVTTPETSKRVLTDDDAFKPGWPVSTVELIGKKSFIGISYEEHKRLRRLTAAPVNGHEALSVYMKYIEEIVIRSLEKWSKMGQIEFLTQLRKLTFKIIMYIFLSSESESVMEALEREYTVLNYGVRAMAINLPGFAYHKALKARKNLVAIFQSIVDDRRAQRKAGNYYAKKKDMMDALLDVEDDDGRKLTDEEIIDVLLMYLNAGHESSGHTIMWATVFLQANPEAFQRAKAEQEEILKRRPPTQKGMTLKEYREMDYLSKVIDETLRVITFSLTVFREAKKDVKINGYSIPKGWKVLVWFRSIHYDSELYPNPMEFNPSRWDNLTPKALSFLPFGAGSHLCPGNDLAKLEIAIFLHHFLLNYKMERANAGCPLMYLPHTRPIDNCMAKIKKCGSAKA; the protein is encoded by the exons ATGGTGATGGGTTTCGTGGTGGGTGTGGGAACGGGGCTGGGTTCCATTTGGATGGTACTTTTGTTGAGCTTTGTTGGTCTTGTGGCCTTCTGGTGGCTTATCAAGAATGCGAATCGGTTGCTGTATGAAACCAAGCTGGGTGAAAGGCAGTACTCTCTCCCACCTGGTGACTTGGGCTTGCCTTTCATTGGCAACATGTGGTCCTTCCTCAGAGCTTTCAAGTCTAACAATCCTGAGTCCTTTCTCGATACGTTTGTTTCCAG ATTTGGGAAAACTGGAATCTACAAGGCCTTCATGTTTGGGTTCCCAAGTGTCATTGTTACAACGCCTGAAACAAGTAAAAGAGTTTTGACAGATGACGATGCATTCAAACCCGGGTGGCCTGTTTCTACTGTGGAGCTAATTggaaagaaatcattcattgGTATATCTTACGAGGAACACAAACGTCTAAGAAGGCTAACAGCAGCTCCAGTCAATGGTCATGAAGCACTCTCCGTGTACATGAAGTACATTGAAGAGATTGTCATAAGGTCCTTGGAAAAATGGTCCAAAATGGGACAAATAGAGTTCTTAACTCAACTCAGAAAGCTTACCTTCAAGATTATTATGTACATCTTTCTTAGCTCAGAGAGCGAGTCAGTCATGGAGGCTCTGGAGAGGGAATATACAGTACTTAACTACGGAGTTAGAGCCATGGCAATCAATCTTCCAGGATTTGCATACCATAAAGCGCTTAAG GCTCGGAAAAATCTTGTTGCTATATTTCAATCAATTGTGGACGATCGAAGAGCTCAAAGAAAGGCCGGAAACTACTATGCAAAGAAGAAAGATATGATGGACGCTCTGCTGGATGTTGAGGACGATGATGGAAGAAAACTTACCGATGAGGAAATTATAGATGTACTGTTAATGTACTTGAATGCAGGCCATGAATCTTCCGGCCATACCATCATGTGGGCTACCGTTTTCCTACAAGCAAACCCAGAAGCTTTCCAGAGAGCTAAG GCTGAGCAAGAGGAGATTCTCAAGAGGAGGCCACCAACGCAGAAGGGCATGACACTTAAGGAATATAGGGAAATGGACTATCTTTCAAAG GTGATTGACGAAACTCTTCGCGTGATAACATTCTCACTCACCGTCTTTCGTGAGGCAAAGAAGGATGTCAAAATAAATG GTTACAGCATTCCTAAGGGCTGGAAAGTATTGGTGTGGTTCAGGAGCATTCACTATGATTCTGAATTATATCCAAACCCAATGGAATTCAACCCTTCCAGATGGGAT AATTTAACACCGAAAGCATTAAGTTTTCTTCCCTTTGGAGCTGGAAGCCATCTGTGCCCCGGAAATGATCTTGCTAAGCTGGAAATTGCTATTTTCCTTCACCATTTCCTCCTTAATTATAA GATGGAACGCGCTAATGCGGGATGCCCCTTGATGTACTTGCCTCACACTAGGCCAATAGACAATTGCATGGCAAAAATCAAGAAATGTGGATCTGCAAAGGCCTGA